A stretch of Paludisphaera borealis DNA encodes these proteins:
- a CDS encoding mandelate racemase/muconate lactonizing enzyme family protein has product MAPSPVSSDLKITSVEAIYLRLPQVKEQCDSGQDALIVKITTDSGITGYGEVDSNPMAAKGCIEGPFSHTATTGLGHVLIGEDPLRTEYLWQKMYRANIYSGRRGIAIHAMSGIDLALWDIKGKALGLPIWKLLGGGFHRELRPYASSLFGATPAETGDRARRFADQGFTAVKFGWDPMGKDAETDVALVREARAGLGDKLDLMIDAGLVFDAKTAIQRAKAFEQYNPFWFEEPLLPDDYQGYAKLSAATSLRIAAGEEESERKSYIELMDVGQIDVVQIDLTRCGGFTEAMKIASLAADRGLPVVNHGFTTYLNVAAALHFLASVPNTLGLLEFVVEEGTTLRHSISEPIRAVDGMVRVPDAPGLGLELKEKDIERYRVG; this is encoded by the coding sequence ATGGCTCCCAGCCCGGTTTCGAGCGATTTGAAGATCACGAGCGTCGAGGCGATCTACCTCCGCTTGCCGCAGGTGAAGGAGCAGTGCGACAGCGGGCAAGACGCGCTCATCGTCAAGATCACGACCGACTCGGGGATCACCGGCTACGGCGAGGTCGACTCGAACCCGATGGCCGCCAAGGGCTGCATCGAAGGGCCGTTCTCGCACACGGCCACGACCGGGCTGGGCCACGTCCTGATCGGCGAGGACCCGCTGCGGACCGAGTACCTCTGGCAGAAGATGTACCGGGCCAACATCTACAGCGGCCGGCGCGGGATCGCCATCCACGCGATGAGCGGCATCGACCTGGCCCTCTGGGACATCAAGGGCAAGGCGCTCGGCCTGCCGATCTGGAAGCTTCTCGGCGGCGGCTTCCATCGCGAGCTGCGGCCGTACGCCAGCAGCCTCTTCGGCGCGACGCCCGCCGAGACCGGCGACCGCGCCCGGCGGTTCGCCGACCAGGGCTTCACGGCCGTCAAGTTCGGCTGGGACCCGATGGGGAAGGACGCCGAGACCGACGTCGCGCTCGTCCGCGAAGCCCGCGCCGGGCTCGGCGACAAGCTCGACCTGATGATCGACGCCGGCCTCGTCTTCGACGCCAAGACCGCCATCCAGCGAGCCAAGGCGTTCGAGCAGTACAACCCGTTCTGGTTCGAGGAGCCGCTCCTTCCCGACGACTACCAGGGGTACGCCAAGCTTTCCGCGGCGACCAGCCTGCGGATCGCGGCGGGCGAGGAGGAGAGCGAGCGGAAGTCGTACATCGAACTCATGGACGTCGGCCAGATCGACGTCGTGCAGATCGACCTCACCCGCTGCGGCGGTTTCACCGAGGCCATGAAGATCGCCTCGCTCGCCGCCGACCGCGGCCTGCCGGTCGTCAACCACGGCTTCACGACCTACCTGAACGTCGCCGCCGCGCTCCACTTCCTCGCCAGCGTCCCCAACACGCTCGGTCTGCTCGAATTCGTCGTCGAGGAAGGGACCACCCTCCGCCACTCGATCAGCGAGCCGATCCGAGCCGTGGACGGCATGGTCCGCGTCCCCGACGCCCCCGGTCTCGGCCTCGAACTGAAAGAGAAAGACATCGAACGCTACCGCGTCGGTTGA
- a CDS encoding cupin domain-containing protein: MPTAQEIIDALKLQPHPIEGGFFRETYRSAGTLPDSVLPDVYKDKGERSLGTSIYYLLTQDTFSEMHRLPTEEVFHCYLGGPVRMLQLLPDGSHREHLIGPDVLAGHEPQLIVPPGVWQGSLLEPGVDFVLLGATMAPGFNYADYEQGTRADLLSRYPEAAELIRKLTRV; the protein is encoded by the coding sequence ATGCCCACGGCTCAAGAGATCATCGACGCCCTGAAGCTTCAGCCGCACCCGATCGAAGGGGGCTTCTTCCGCGAGACGTACCGATCGGCGGGGACGCTGCCCGACTCGGTCCTTCCCGACGTGTACAAGGACAAGGGCGAGCGGTCGCTGGGCACGTCGATCTATTACTTGTTGACGCAAGACACGTTTTCGGAGATGCACCGGCTGCCGACCGAGGAGGTCTTTCACTGCTACCTCGGCGGCCCGGTGCGGATGCTCCAGCTCCTCCCCGACGGCTCCCACCGCGAGCACCTGATCGGTCCCGACGTCCTCGCAGGCCACGAACCGCAATTGATCGTCCCCCCCGGCGTCTGGCAAGGCTCGCTCCTCGAACCCGGCGTCGACTTCGTCCTCCTCGGCGCCACCATGGCCCCCGGTTTCAACTACGCCGACTACGAACAAGGAACCCGCGCCGACCTGCTCTCCCGGTATCCTGAGGCGGCGGAGCTGATCCGCAAGCTGACGCGAGTTTGA
- a CDS encoding alpha/beta hydrolase: MDKPRPVSREGIEYLQKLRRNTPFGASDFNLEQLRAGMKTRREPTIKDVRLIRSKIGEVPCEWVVAPGADPDLRLLYLHGGGFVSGSGGFYLTLAAHISAAAKCAVLLPDYRLAPEQPFPAGLEDCIASHEWIRSNGPSGPGPATATFIAGDSAGGNLTLATLLALRDRGRPLPAGGISLSATTDLTLASKSLRTVEDPILSARTMPVFRDFYLGKADPRNPLASPVFGDYRGVPPLLIQVGEHEMLRDDSIRVASKAKSDGAQVTLEVWPGMFHVFQSHEPLLPEARKSIARMADFMRSSLPKR; encoded by the coding sequence CGGTCTCGCGGGAAGGCATCGAGTATCTGCAGAAATTGCGTAGAAACACGCCGTTCGGCGCATCGGATTTCAACCTGGAGCAGTTGCGAGCGGGCATGAAAACGCGTCGAGAGCCCACGATCAAGGACGTCAGGCTCATTCGCTCGAAGATCGGGGAGGTACCTTGCGAGTGGGTGGTCGCGCCCGGAGCGGACCCTGATTTGCGGCTCCTGTACCTGCACGGCGGCGGCTTCGTCTCGGGGTCGGGGGGATTCTATCTCACGCTGGCGGCCCACATCTCGGCGGCGGCGAAGTGCGCCGTGCTCCTGCCGGATTATCGGCTGGCGCCCGAGCAACCGTTCCCCGCCGGACTCGAAGACTGCATCGCTTCTCACGAATGGATCCGATCGAACGGACCGTCCGGCCCCGGTCCCGCGACGGCCACGTTCATCGCCGGGGATTCGGCCGGCGGCAACCTGACGCTGGCGACGCTCCTGGCCTTGCGAGACCGTGGACGGCCGCTGCCGGCGGGGGGAATCTCCTTGTCGGCGACGACCGATTTGACGTTGGCGAGCAAATCCTTGCGGACCGTCGAAGATCCCATCCTCAGCGCGCGGACCATGCCTGTATTCAGGGATTTCTACCTGGGTAAAGCAGATCCACGCAACCCACTGGCCTCGCCGGTCTTCGGCGACTATCGCGGCGTTCCGCCCCTACTGATCCAGGTCGGCGAGCACGAGATGCTCCGCGACGACAGTATCCGGGTCGCGAGCAAGGCCAAGTCGGACGGGGCGCAAGTCACCCTTGAAGTCTGGCCGGGTATGTTCCATGTGTTCCAGTCCCACGAGCCGCTGTTGCCCGAAGCTCGGAAGTCCATCGCGCGCATGGCCGACTTCATGCGATCGAGCCTGCCAAAACGATGA